The following proteins are encoded in a genomic region of Rattus rattus isolate New Zealand chromosome 2, Rrattus_CSIRO_v1, whole genome shotgun sequence:
- the LOC116893703 gene encoding olfactory receptor 5B3-like: MENVTEMTWFVLLGLNDDPKLQLPLFITFFLIYIITLMGNLGMILLILLDSRLHTPMYIFLSNLSLVDFCYSSTVTPKVMAGFLTGDKIMSYNACASQIFFFAIFANVESYLLVSMAYDRYAAVCKPLHYATTMTTRVCVGLVIVCYICGFLNASIYTANALSLSFYKLNVVHHFFCDIPAIMIVAYSDRHVNDLVLISVASFNIFFALILILISYMFIFTNILKLHSAAGYRKALSTCTSHFIAVSIFYGTLTFMYLQPSSSHSMDTDKIASVFYTMVIPMLNPLVYSVRNKEVKNAFTKIVLRSK; the protein is encoded by the coding sequence ATGGAGAATGTGACAGAAATGACATGGTTTGTCCTTCTGGGACTCAACGATGACCCAAAACTCCAACTTCCTCTCTTCATCACCTTCTTCCTCATCTACATCATCACTCTGATGGGGAACCTGGGAATGATCCTGCTGATTCTCCTCGACTCTCGgctccacacccccatgtacaTTTTTCTAAGTAACCTGTCCTTAGTGGATTTCTGTTACTCTTCAACAGTCACTCCAAAGGTCATGGCTGGATTTCTTACAGGAGACAAAATCATGTCTTACAATGCTTGTGCCTCTCAGATATTCTTTTTTGCAATCTTTGCCAATGTGGAAAGCTACCTTTTGGTCTcaatggcctatgatcgctatgcAGCAGTGTGTAAGCCTCTACATTATGCCACCACTATgacaacacgtgtgtgtgtgggtctagTTATTGTCTGTTATATCTGTGGCTTCCTGAATGCTTCCATCTATACTGCGAATGCATTAAGTCTCTccttttacaaattaaatgtgGTCCATCATTTTTTCTGTGACATTCCAGCAATTATGATAGTAGCTTATTCTGATCGGCATGTTAATGACCTGGTTCTTATTTCAGTAGCCAGCTTCAATATCTTTTTTGCTCTTATACTCATCTTAATATCCTATATGTTCATTTTTACTAATATACTAAAGCTGCATTCAGCTGCCGGATATCGGAAAGCTCTCTCCACTTGTACCTCACACTTCATAGCTGTCTCAATTTTCTATGGGACACTAACATTCATGTACTTGCAGCCAAGCTCCAGTCATTCTATGGACACTGACAAAATTGCATCTGTGTTCTACACAATGGTTATCCCCATGTTGAACCCTCTGGTCTACAGTGTAAGGAACAAAGAAGTGAAGAATGCATTCACAAAGATTGTATTGAGGTCAAAATAA